In Alphaproteobacteria bacterium, the following proteins share a genomic window:
- a CDS encoding Xaa-Pro peptidase family protein has product MEDRRNTDLAKKTPGAGIKDYEAQVDTKALRAYRLGRVQEQLQQRDWAAAILYDPINIRYATGSRNMAVWTLHNHVRYAFVPAQGLPVLFEFGGARRNPPAAKLESVGEVRGPKSWTYFYSGDKKTERAIGWADEVMDLIRQHCGANRRIAFDHLDPIGSNLMQDRGVEIMDGEALMERARLIKGPEEIQCMQIAISVCETGMARMRQALKPGMTENALWSLLHQANIELGGEWIETRLLSSGGRTNPWMQESGERIIRPGDLVAFDTDLIGPFGYCADISRTYFCGPGRPSEAQKALYRASWEQIQHNTAIVRPGMTFRQVTEQEWPIPNQYVANRYGIMHGVGMADEYPFIFNHQDADIIPSPDEVLQPGMTLSVESYIGLENGAEGVKLEDQVLVTETGVETLSSFPFEEELLN; this is encoded by the coding sequence ATGGAAGATCGTCGCAATACGGACCTGGCGAAGAAAACACCCGGTGCCGGAATAAAGGACTATGAGGCGCAGGTGGATACGAAGGCCCTGCGCGCCTATCGCCTGGGCCGGGTGCAGGAGCAGTTGCAGCAGCGTGACTGGGCCGCCGCCATTCTCTACGACCCGATCAACATCCGCTACGCCACCGGCAGCCGCAACATGGCGGTGTGGACCCTGCACAACCATGTACGCTACGCCTTCGTGCCGGCCCAGGGCCTGCCGGTGCTGTTCGAGTTTGGCGGCGCCCGCCGCAACCCGCCGGCGGCGAAGCTTGAGTCCGTCGGCGAGGTGCGCGGTCCCAAGAGCTGGACCTACTTCTACAGCGGCGACAAGAAGACCGAGCGGGCCATTGGCTGGGCCGATGAAGTGATGGACCTGATCCGACAGCACTGTGGTGCCAACCGCCGCATCGCCTTCGACCATCTGGACCCCATCGGCTCCAATCTGATGCAGGATCGCGGCGTTGAGATCATGGACGGCGAGGCGCTGATGGAGCGGGCCCGGCTGATCAAAGGCCCGGAAGAAATCCAGTGCATGCAGATTGCCATCTCCGTCTGCGAAACCGGCATGGCCCGCATGCGTCAGGCGCTGAAGCCGGGTATGACCGAGAATGCGCTGTGGTCGCTGCTGCACCAGGCCAATATCGAGCTGGGGGGCGAGTGGATTGAGACGCGCCTGCTGTCGTCGGGCGGCCGGACCAATCCGTGGATGCAGGAGTCTGGCGAGCGCATCATCCGGCCAGGTGACCTGGTCGCCTTCGATACCGACCTGATCGGCCCGTTTGGCTACTGCGCCGACATTTCCCGCACCTACTTCTGCGGCCCCGGCAGGCCCAGTGAGGCGCAGAAGGCGCTTTATCGCGCATCGTGGGAGCAGATTCAGCACAACACGGCGATCGTCAGGCCGGGCATGACCTTCCGTCAGGTGACCGAGCAGGAATGGCCCATCCCCAATCAGTATGTGGCCAACCGCTACGGCATCATGCACGGCGTTGGCATGGCTGATGAATATCCGTTCATCTTTAATCACCAGGACGCCGATATCATCCCCAGTCCCGACGAGGTGCTGCAGCCGGGCATGACCCTGTCGGTGGAAAGCTATATCGGTCTTGAGAACGGGGCCGAGGGCGTCAAGCTTGAAGACCAGGTTCTTGTCACGGAAACCGGTGTCGAGACCCTGTCCAGCTTCCCCTTTGAGGAAGAGCTGCTCAACTGA
- a CDS encoding Xaa-Pro peptidase family protein → MARNPRMDDVCLTGLAKNVQDVGLKDFESQIDMAALRQGRLARAQQALRAANCPAMVLYDPVNVRYCTGTRQMQVYSLQNPHRYAFVPAEGKPVMFEFGASGAQWVARQITDTVGEVRPGIGWDYFASGPSKAVKVRRWGGEIAELMAQVAPGDKRIAFDRLDPEGTDLLRGMGFEIVDGQEIMHRARVYKTPEEILCLALSVQVCEIGFARIREALKPGMTEMALWSILNQTNLELGGEWIFTRLLTSGGRTNPWFQEAGEKRIRPGELIACDSDMTGPFGYVSDISRTFFCGPGRPTAQQKKMYTDAYDLLHHNIQLMQVGRTWRDICDSTWRLPDDYLANRYTVLHGTGLADEQPFVFNFEDRDRLPDPDGVCQPGMALCIEAYIGPENGPEGVKLEQQIITTEAGPQLLSTFPFEEDLLN, encoded by the coding sequence GTGGCGAGAAATCCCCGCATGGACGATGTATGCCTGACCGGTCTGGCGAAGAATGTTCAGGACGTGGGGCTCAAGGACTTTGAATCGCAGATTGACATGGCCGCCTTGCGTCAGGGTCGCCTGGCCCGCGCCCAGCAGGCCCTGCGCGCCGCCAACTGTCCCGCCATGGTTCTCTATGACCCGGTTAACGTGCGCTACTGCACCGGCACCCGGCAGATGCAGGTCTACAGCCTGCAGAACCCTCACCGCTACGCCTTCGTCCCGGCCGAAGGCAAGCCGGTGATGTTTGAGTTTGGCGCCAGCGGCGCCCAGTGGGTGGCGCGCCAGATCACCGACACCGTCGGCGAGGTCAGACCGGGCATTGGCTGGGACTATTTCGCCTCCGGCCCGTCCAAGGCGGTCAAGGTCAGGCGCTGGGGCGGCGAGATTGCCGAGCTCATGGCGCAGGTGGCGCCCGGCGACAAGCGGATCGCCTTTGACCGGCTGGACCCGGAAGGCACCGACCTGTTGCGCGGCATGGGATTTGAGATCGTTGACGGGCAGGAGATCATGCACCGGGCGCGGGTTTACAAGACGCCGGAGGAGATTCTCTGCCTGGCATTGTCGGTTCAGGTGTGTGAGATCGGTTTTGCCCGTATCCGCGAGGCTCTGAAGCCGGGCATGACCGAGATGGCCCTGTGGTCGATCCTCAATCAGACCAATCTGGAACTGGGCGGGGAGTGGATCTTCACTCGCCTTCTGACGTCGGGCGGGCGGACCAATCCGTGGTTCCAGGAGGCCGGCGAGAAGCGCATCCGGCCCGGCGAGCTGATCGCCTGCGACAGCGATATGACCGGCCCCTTCGGCTATGTCTCGGATATATCACGCACCTTCTTCTGCGGACCCGGCCGGCCGACGGCACAGCAAAAGAAAATGTATACCGACGCCTATGACCTGCTGCACCACAACATTCAGCTCATGCAGGTAGGCCGCACCTGGCGCGATATCTGTGACAGCACATGGCGTTTGCCCGATGACTATCTGGCCAATCGCTACACCGTGCTGCATGGCACCGGGCTGGCTGATGAACAGCCCTTCGTCTTCAATTTCGAGGACCGCGACAGACTGCCGGACCCCGATGGGGTGTGTCAGCCCGGCATGGCCCTGTGCATCGAGGCCTATATCGGGCCGGAGAACGGGCCCGAAGGGGTCAAGCTGGAGCAACAGATCATCACCACCGAGGCCGGCCCGCAATTGCTGTCCACTTTTCCGTTCGAAGAAGACCTGCTGAACTAG
- the putA gene encoding bifunctional proline dehydrogenase/L-glutamate gamma-semialdehyde dehydrogenase PutA, translated as MAINGSAATSQQGVMAGLPRPARPGPLRDAIAASRRLDDATALTACLSALDAAASDAERDRAIERRAADLVHGVRQAGRERGLDAFLQEFSLSSREGIALLCIAEALLRIPDADTADRLIRDRITDADWRAHLGGSDSLLVNASTWGLMLGGQILGPDPAAHSLDPWTLLSRMVGQAGEAVVRRALVQAMRILGRQFVMGRTIEEALARGRDSADEGWRWSFDMLGEAARTAADAARYHRSYLAAIAAIGRDVAGRAARQGSSLHERPGISVKLSALHPRFEFSQAERAVPSLVDSVLALAEAARDHGIGLTLDAEESDRLEPMLDVFAGLAEARSLRGWDGLGLAVQAYQKRAPAVLDWLADLAAATARRLPLRLVKGAYWDSEIKWAQEKGVSDYPVYSRKVATDASWLACARRLLDRPTAFYPQFATHNAHAVAWVQASAGGQPFEFQRLHGMGRALYAAVREQAAGAPPPVRVYAPVGSHQDLLPYLVRRLLENGANTSFVHRLTDDDVPVADIVANPVARARALLPDQASHPAIPRPPALYGADRRNAAGLDLTHWPDLEALQRDAVAALSGQWRAAPIIAGTERDGAQEVRHSPADHTRPVGVVVAADDVAVADAIASADGAAADWDGAGADHRADVLEGAADRLEAATGGFMAIIGGEGGRTLGDALAEVREAVDFLRYYAGQSRRDFSDGHRLPGPTGERNQLWLRGRGVFACISPWNFPLAIFTGQIAAALAAGNAVIAKPAGPTPLVAARLVRLLHDAGVPPEVLHFVPGSGRRIGAALTADPRIAGIAFTGSGHTARAIHRALAARDGAIVPLIAETGGINAMIADSSALAEQVTADVIASAFLSAGQRCSALRLLFLQDDTADGVLAMLAGAMHELVLGDPLRLSTDIGPLIDGAACQEMTDHVARLDRAGKRLAVTPGMAGLSGGSFFAPHLYEIPRMEWLDREVFGPILHVVRYQAGHLDQVVAAINRAGYGLTLGLHSRLDSALRYVRAHARVGNLYVNRPMTGAVVGVQPFGGEGLSGTGPKAGGPFYLHRFATERTVSVNTAATGGNTDLLALGPD; from the coding sequence ATGGCCATAAACGGGTCCGCCGCTACCAGCCAACAGGGCGTTATGGCCGGGCTGCCGCGCCCGGCCCGTCCCGGCCCCCTGCGCGATGCCATTGCCGCCAGTCGCCGTCTTGATGATGCCACCGCGCTGACCGCCTGCCTGTCCGCGCTTGATGCGGCGGCAAGCGACGCCGAGCGGGACCGGGCCATCGAGCGGCGTGCCGCTGATCTGGTCCATGGGGTGCGCCAGGCCGGACGCGAGAGGGGGCTCGATGCTTTTCTCCAGGAGTTCAGCTTGTCGTCGCGCGAAGGCATCGCGCTGCTTTGCATTGCAGAGGCCTTGCTGCGCATTCCCGACGCGGATACCGCCGACCGCCTGATTCGTGATCGCATCACCGACGCCGACTGGCGGGCTCATCTCGGCGGCTCCGACTCACTGCTGGTCAACGCCTCCACCTGGGGGCTGATGCTGGGCGGCCAGATTCTGGGGCCCGACCCCGCGGCGCACAGCCTCGATCCCTGGACCCTGCTGAGCCGCATGGTGGGCCAGGCGGGCGAGGCTGTGGTGCGCCGCGCCCTGGTCCAGGCCATGCGTATTCTCGGCCGCCAGTTCGTCATGGGGCGCACCATCGAAGAGGCGCTCGCCCGTGGTCGTGACAGCGCGGATGAAGGCTGGCGCTGGTCATTTGACATGCTGGGCGAGGCGGCGCGCACGGCAGCCGACGCCGCGCGCTATCACCGCAGCTACCTTGCCGCCATCGCCGCCATCGGTCGCGACGTGGCGGGGCGGGCGGCCCGTCAAGGCAGCTCGCTGCACGAGCGCCCCGGCATTTCGGTCAAACTGTCGGCTCTCCACCCCCGCTTCGAGTTCAGCCAGGCCGAGCGCGCCGTCCCCTCTCTGGTGGACTCAGTCCTCGCCCTGGCGGAGGCAGCCCGCGACCATGGCATTGGCCTGACGCTGGATGCGGAGGAGTCGGACCGGCTGGAGCCCATGCTGGATGTTTTCGCCGGTCTCGCCGAAGCCCGGTCGCTGCGTGGCTGGGACGGTCTGGGCCTCGCCGTGCAGGCCTATCAGAAGCGGGCGCCGGCGGTTCTCGACTGGCTGGCCGACCTGGCCGCCGCCACCGCCCGCCGTTTGCCGCTGCGCCTGGTCAAGGGGGCCTATTGGGACAGCGAAATCAAATGGGCGCAGGAAAAAGGCGTCAGTGACTATCCGGTCTATAGCCGCAAGGTGGCGACCGACGCTTCATGGCTGGCTTGTGCCCGGCGGTTGCTGGACAGGCCCACTGCCTTCTATCCGCAGTTCGCTACCCACAACGCCCATGCGGTGGCCTGGGTTCAGGCGTCTGCCGGCGGGCAGCCATTTGAGTTCCAGCGTCTGCATGGCATGGGCCGCGCGCTCTATGCGGCCGTGCGAGAGCAGGCGGCCGGCGCGCCGCCGCCGGTCCGGGTCTATGCGCCGGTCGGCAGTCATCAGGACCTGTTGCCCTACCTGGTGCGCCGGTTGCTGGAAAACGGCGCCAACACCTCCTTCGTTCACCGCCTGACGGACGATGATGTGCCGGTGGCTGACATCGTTGCCAACCCTGTTGCGCGGGCCCGCGCCTTGCTGCCGGACCAGGCGTCGCACCCGGCCATCCCGCGGCCACCGGCGCTCTATGGTGCGGACAGACGCAACGCCGCCGGTCTGGACCTGACCCACTGGCCCGATCTGGAGGCGCTGCAGCGTGACGCCGTCGCCGCCCTCTCTGGCCAGTGGCGCGCCGCGCCCATCATCGCCGGGACAGAGCGCGACGGTGCACAGGAGGTGCGCCATTCTCCGGCCGACCACACGCGCCCTGTCGGTGTGGTGGTGGCCGCGGATGACGTGGCGGTGGCCGACGCTATCGCTTCGGCGGACGGCGCCGCCGCTGACTGGGATGGGGCCGGAGCCGACCACCGCGCAGACGTGCTGGAGGGCGCCGCCGACCGGCTGGAGGCGGCCACCGGCGGCTTCATGGCGATAATCGGCGGGGAAGGCGGGCGCACACTGGGCGATGCCCTGGCGGAAGTGCGCGAGGCTGTGGACTTCCTGCGCTACTACGCCGGCCAGTCGCGGCGGGACTTCAGCGACGGCCATCGTCTGCCCGGTCCCACCGGAGAGCGCAATCAGTTGTGGTTGCGCGGCCGCGGCGTCTTCGCCTGCATCAGCCCGTGGAACTTTCCACTGGCCATCTTCACCGGCCAGATCGCCGCCGCCCTCGCCGCCGGCAATGCGGTGATCGCCAAGCCTGCCGGGCCGACGCCTCTTGTGGCCGCCCGCCTCGTCCGCCTGTTGCACGACGCCGGCGTTCCGCCAGAGGTGCTGCATTTCGTGCCGGGCAGCGGCCGGCGCATCGGCGCCGCGCTGACCGCCGATCCGCGCATCGCCGGCATCGCCTTCACCGGCTCGGGCCATACGGCGCGCGCCATCCACCGGGCGCTTGCGGCGCGTGACGGCGCCATCGTGCCGCTCATTGCCGAGACCGGTGGCATCAACGCCATGATCGCCGATTCCTCCGCCCTGGCAGAGCAGGTGACCGCCGATGTTATCGCTTCGGCCTTTCTCAGCGCCGGTCAGCGTTGCTCCGCCCTGCGCCTGCTGTTTCTCCAGGACGATACGGCCGATGGTGTGCTGGCCATGCTGGCCGGCGCCATGCATGAGCTGGTGCTGGGCGATCCGCTGCGCCTGTCCACTGACATCGGGCCCCTGATCGATGGCGCCGCCTGTCAGGAGATGACCGACCATGTGGCGCGGCTCGACCGCGCCGGCAAGCGCCTGGCCGTTACGCCGGGTATGGCGGGCCTCTCCGGCGGCAGCTTCTTTGCTCCGCACCTTTATGAGATTCCGCGCATGGAATGGCTGGACCGTGAAGTGTTCGGGCCCATCCTGCATGTGGTGCGTTATCAGGCCGGCCATCTGGACCAGGTAGTGGCGGCCATCAACCGGGCGGGCTACGGCCTGACGCTCGGCCTGCACAGCCGGCTGGACTCGGCCCTGAGGTATGTCCGTGCTCATGCCCGGGTCGGCAATCTCTATGTCAATCGGCCCATGACCGGGGCGGTGGTGGGCGTGCAGCCGTTCGGCGGCGAGGGTCTGTCCGGCACCGGGCCGAAGGCCGGCGGGCCATTCTATCTGCACCGCTTCGCGACGGAGCGCACGGTTTCCGTCAATACCGCCGCCACCGGCGGCAATACGGACCTGCTGGCGCTCGGCCCCGATTGA
- a CDS encoding response regulator has protein sequence MVRSRLKILIVDDEDHMLTILRTMLNAMELDSVVEARDGRGGLVACQKYDPALVITDARMAPMDGIRFVRAIRGGVSGVNRYVPILMLTAETDTEHVIRARDSGVNAFVAKPVSFNVLRERVAFALADKRPFVDTPAYVGPDRRHGRTPGYSGPERRRRRTSAPVDSSEMAVAATG, from the coding sequence ATGGTCCGCAGCCGCCTCAAGATACTCATCGTTGATGATGAGGACCACATGCTGACAATCCTCCGCACCATGCTCAACGCCATGGAGCTGGACTCGGTTGTGGAAGCGCGTGACGGCCGCGGCGGTCTGGTCGCCTGCCAAAAATATGATCCGGCCCTGGTCATCACCGACGCGCGCATGGCCCCCATGGATGGTATCAGATTCGTCCGGGCGATCCGTGGTGGGGTTAGCGGAGTCAACCGCTATGTGCCGATCCTCATGCTGACTGCTGAAACCGACACCGAGCATGTGATCCGCGCGCGCGATTCCGGCGTCAACGCTTTCGTCGCCAAGCCAGTCTCGTTCAACGTCCTGCGCGAGCGGGTGGCCTTTGCCCTCGCGGACAAGCGTCCCTTCGTGGACACGCCGGCCTATGTCGGGCCGGACCGCCGCCATGGCCGCACGCCGGGCTATAGTGGTCCCGAACGCCGTCGGCGGCGGACCTCTGCGCCGGTCGATTCATCCGAAATGGCGGTGGCCGCCACCGGTTGA